A window of the Sporosarcina sp. FSL K6-2383 genome harbors these coding sequences:
- a CDS encoding phospholipase, with protein sequence MPGYNWCGPGCNGPGAPINDVDAACKAHDDCYRRGRHACECDYEFLERLRPKINPCTQKGRHARLLYNYMRLQSRITCRFFNRDDNHSNY encoded by the coding sequence TTGCCTGGCTATAATTGGTGTGGACCCGGTTGTAACGGACCCGGAGCGCCTATCAATGATGTCGATGCCGCCTGTAAAGCACATGATGACTGTTATCGTAGAGGTAGACATGCATGTGAATGTGACTATGAATTTCTCGAACGCTTACGTCCGAAAATAAACCCCTGTACACAAAAAGGTAGACACGCTCGTCTGCTTTATAATTATATGAGATTACAATCACGTATTACTTGCAGATTTTTTAACCGAGATGACAATCACTCAAACTATTAA
- a CDS encoding ABC transporter substrate-binding protein, protein MKKIFLVISIGILFLCVFFLYSLKPENTIDQEIVNNDQITLWLYSHELIELAKQFEKENPAVKVITKLVKNPNILVEELYAAQSAGNPPDYAEIPSWYGIFPLIESGAIVPVTDYLSPEYEKELPAAIKKRFQYADDLWAMPISYEVPLLFVNEALLSKSQLAVDFLDSFPAVFELARELSGSTNHKFKWIVNADNLYPWYLMNIDTQRSVMNASALIEDNEAFLFHQNHLALTDFINGEGGILLSSSNKLQLIEKLIGSKFKWQVMPFPIETKKLIPNGNGLIVFKKNDQSTEYKKRFLQYIQEKEHLNTFAVANSTIPANINIIQSESYQRHYRHFPYYQKIVLESLEASGHLLKREDEAEWKQLIRANENRE, encoded by the coding sequence TTGAAAAAGATATTTTTGGTCATTAGTATAGGGATCTTATTTCTTTGTGTATTTTTCCTTTATTCTTTAAAACCGGAAAATACGATTGATCAAGAGATTGTGAATAATGATCAAATTACTTTATGGTTATATTCTCATGAGTTGATCGAACTTGCGAAGCAGTTTGAAAAAGAAAATCCTGCCGTTAAAGTCATTACCAAATTGGTGAAAAATCCAAACATATTAGTAGAGGAACTTTATGCAGCCCAGTCTGCAGGTAATCCACCCGATTATGCAGAGATTCCCTCATGGTATGGAATTTTTCCGCTGATTGAATCAGGTGCAATTGTTCCTGTGACGGATTACTTATCACCGGAGTATGAAAAGGAGCTCCCAGCTGCGATTAAAAAACGATTCCAATATGCTGATGATTTATGGGCAATGCCAATTAGCTATGAAGTACCGTTGTTATTTGTCAATGAGGCACTTCTATCAAAAAGTCAACTTGCGGTAGACTTTTTGGACAGTTTTCCGGCTGTGTTCGAATTAGCGAGAGAGCTATCTGGAAGCACGAATCATAAATTTAAATGGATCGTAAATGCAGATAATCTGTACCCTTGGTATTTAATGAACATAGATACGCAAAGAAGTGTTATGAATGCATCAGCGTTAATTGAAGATAATGAGGCATTTCTATTTCACCAGAATCATTTAGCTCTAACTGATTTTATTAATGGTGAAGGAGGAATTTTACTTAGCTCTTCAAATAAGCTGCAATTAATTGAAAAGTTAATTGGTAGTAAGTTTAAGTGGCAGGTTATGCCGTTTCCAATTGAAACGAAAAAGCTAATTCCAAACGGCAATGGATTAATTGTCTTTAAGAAAAATGATCAAAGCACAGAATATAAGAAGCGATTTTTACAATATATTCAAGAAAAAGAGCACTTAAACACATTTGCAGTAGCCAATTCTACAATTCCAGCAAATATTAATATAATCCAAAGTGAGTCTTATCAAAGGCATTATCGGCACTTTCCATATTATCAAAAAATTGTTCTTGAAAGTTTAGAAGCTAGCGGACACTTATTGAAGCGTGAAGATGAAGCGGAGTGGAAGCAATTGATTCGCGCTAATGAGAATAGAGAGTAG
- a CDS encoding iron ABC transporter permease, whose protein sequence is MEKQVRKSRKNKIFRWDFWNLVTILAFLFVLLFLVYPLFNIFVNSFYQDGSFTLETYKDFFTLKYYYGALTNSLFVCTLATIFAICIGLPMAYIMARFDIPFKKTIHILIILTLLSPPFIGAYSWILMLGNNGFLTQFFHGIGLNTKSIYGLHGMIWVFTIQFYPHIYLYVSGALKTIDSSLEEASESLGSTRWGKMRTVTIPLIFPTLSTGALMVFMASFADFGTPMLMGQGIKVLPILAYEQFISEMGSNPAMASTLSMILLTVSTSILFLQRYLVSRKTFTMSSMRPPALIKLKPLQKFFALLYVGIVVGVSIIPQATVITTSFLKTNGPVFMNQFSLDSYREVLYRVPKAIVNTFTYASVAIALMVIAGLLLSYVVVRRSSKITALLDTLIMIPYVIPGTVLGISLIIAFNKPPFALTGTWIILVIAYFIRKLPYTMRSSTAILHQIDKSVEEASISLGVPPMKTFFKTTAVLMLPGVLSGAILSWVTTINELSSTIVLYAGATATITVAIYSEVFTANFGTAAALATILSLSTIVSLIIVTIISGKKGIPI, encoded by the coding sequence ATGGAAAAACAAGTGCGTAAGTCTAGAAAAAACAAGATTTTTCGATGGGATTTTTGGAATCTAGTAACAATATTAGCTTTTTTATTTGTTCTTTTATTTTTGGTATATCCACTGTTTAATATTTTTGTTAACAGTTTCTACCAAGATGGTTCATTTACATTGGAAACCTATAAAGACTTTTTTACGTTGAAATATTATTATGGTGCGTTAACGAATAGTTTATTTGTTTGTACATTAGCCACTATTTTTGCCATCTGTATAGGACTGCCAATGGCTTATATTATGGCACGGTTTGATATACCGTTTAAGAAAACAATTCATATCCTGATCATTTTGACATTGCTTTCTCCACCATTTATTGGTGCTTATTCATGGATTTTAATGCTTGGAAATAATGGTTTTTTAACTCAGTTTTTCCATGGGATTGGTTTGAATACAAAGTCTATTTACGGTTTGCATGGTATGATTTGGGTGTTTACGATTCAATTCTATCCACATATTTATTTGTATGTATCGGGAGCATTGAAGACGATAGATTCCTCATTGGAGGAAGCGTCTGAAAGTTTGGGGAGTACACGCTGGGGGAAAATGAGAACAGTCACAATTCCGTTGATATTCCCAACGTTGTCTACAGGGGCATTGATGGTGTTTATGGCTTCATTTGCTGATTTTGGTACTCCGATGTTGATGGGGCAGGGAATAAAGGTATTACCTATTTTAGCGTATGAGCAATTCATTAGTGAAATGGGTTCAAACCCGGCGATGGCCAGTACGCTTAGTATGATTTTACTTACTGTTAGTACGAGTATCTTATTTTTGCAACGTTACTTAGTATCACGTAAAACGTTCACGATGAGTTCGATGAGACCACCGGCACTGATTAAATTAAAGCCATTGCAAAAGTTTTTTGCATTACTTTATGTTGGTATTGTTGTTGGGGTATCGATTATACCACAAGCGACTGTCATTACGACTTCGTTTTTAAAAACGAATGGGCCTGTATTTATGAATCAGTTTAGTTTGGATAGTTATCGTGAAGTACTTTACCGGGTACCCAAAGCGATTGTAAATACGTTTACATATGCCAGCGTGGCGATTGCTTTAATGGTTATTGCCGGTCTATTATTATCCTATGTTGTTGTCAGAAGAAGTTCAAAGATAACGGCTCTCCTAGACACATTGATCATGATTCCTTATGTTATACCAGGGACGGTGTTGGGAATTAGTTTAATCATTGCATTCAATAAACCGCCGTTTGCGCTAACGGGTACTTGGATTATTTTAGTGATTGCCTATTTCATTAGAAAACTACCCTATACGATGCGGTCTAGTACAGCTATTTTGCATCAAATTGATAAAAGTGTGGAAGAAGCATCGATTAGTTTGGGTGTTCCACCAATGAAGACATTTTTTAAAACAACGGCTGTTCTCATGCTACCTGGTGTTCTATCAGGTGCGATTTTAAGCTGGGTGACGACCATCAATGAGCTAAGCTCTACAATTGTTTTATATGCCGGTGCAACTGCGACAATCACAGTTGCAATCTACAGTGAGGTGTTCACAGCAAACTTTGGAACAGCTGCTGCACTCGCTACGATTCTATCATTAAGTACGATCGTATCACTCATTATTGTAACGATTATTTCTGGGAAAAAGGGAATTCCGATTTAA
- a CDS encoding sporulation initiation factor Spo0A C-terminal domain-containing protein: protein MEVNKAVEEKIGKTFKRIQKAIDYNDHEYIVELISDLAEYSYFEGFKRKEIKGTNEQKKPKRSNNNANRNIEINPKVSSIVRELGVPDHIKGSNYIKEAITLVHQEPSLLSRLTKDLYPHIAEKNNTTASRVERSIRHAIEVSWKRGSGDSIFTILGYDINEIRSKPTNSEYIHLVTEYIRRTSDEDGGEQQKESLEKDQKGVSIEDILVESNPQSKLEIEGN, encoded by the coding sequence ATGGAAGTGAATAAAGCAGTAGAAGAAAAAATCGGAAAAACGTTCAAGCGAATTCAAAAAGCAATTGATTATAACGATCACGAATATATAGTAGAACTCATTAGTGACTTGGCGGAGTACTCTTATTTCGAGGGTTTTAAAAGAAAAGAGATAAAGGGAACGAATGAGCAGAAAAAGCCAAAACGATCAAACAATAACGCTAACCGTAACATTGAGATAAATCCAAAAGTCTCTTCCATCGTTCGTGAACTTGGAGTACCAGACCATATTAAGGGCTCTAACTATATAAAAGAAGCGATCACGTTGGTTCATCAAGAGCCTTCGCTACTATCGAGACTTACTAAAGATTTGTATCCACATATAGCAGAAAAGAATAATACGACTGCTAGTAGAGTGGAACGTTCCATTCGACATGCAATCGAAGTGTCATGGAAACGGGGAAGTGGGGACTCCATCTTCACGATTCTTGGTTATGACATAAATGAAATTAGATCCAAGCCTACGAACAGTGAATATATTCACCTTGTGACAGAGTATATAAGAAGGACCTCTGATGAGGATGGGGGCGAGCAACAAAAGGAGAGCCTAGAAAAAGATCAGAAAGGCGTATCAATTGAAGATATTCTAGTGGAATCAAATCCTCAATCTAAGCTGGAAA